TAAAAAGGACATTATGGAACTGATCCACCGCATCGCACATGGCACAGACGAATTTGCGGTAGCGTGCGGCAAGGGTATCGAAGCGGCACGCGAATACTTTGCGGAACATTACGGATCAGACATGGCGACAATGAAAAAGATAGGCATGGTTTGTCAGGGGCTTGAAGCTTCCGAGTACCGCTGCCAGGAATCCATCGCACAGTGGGGCGGCTACTTCCTCACACTGAAAGGACCGCAGCATGACGAAGCCTGGCTGATCTTCATGGATATGGTCAACAAGCAGCTTCCAACATTCGAAGACAAGGCGGAAGCCCTCTTCTTCTTCCCCTGTTTCCGTCTATGGTTCTCGCTGCAGGGACTCTGCAAGCTCCCGTGGAATGATATTGAACCTGTCGACAACGGCATCAAATACAAGGGGATCGAAGCAGCGCGCGTTCCAGAGCACCTTAAGAATTACCTGGACATTTTCGAAGCTATCACAGGCAAACCGCTGTCACAGGAAGGCATGATACTTCAGTCCGAAAAAGTCTATAATTTCGAACGGATATTCAACCTCCGCATGGGCAAAGGCACAAGTGAATTCCATGTCGCACCGGATCGTGGACTTGGCCCTGTGTGGGAAGATGAGTGGAACGCTCGCCCCGAGTATTTTGACGAAAAACTGAAGGAATTCGGCGAGAAGATCGAGGGGCTTTCAGTCAAGGATAAGATCACTTTGCTCCAGAAGCATCGCCGTGCACAGTGGGAACAGCTCAAACTTGCGGTCTACAAGCGCCGCGGCTGGAATAAGAACGGTATCCCGACGCTTGATACGGTCAAACGTCTTGGCATAGACTACCCCGACGTGATAGAGCTTCTGAATAAGCACCTTAAACCTGAAGACGAATTCGAGAATTAACAAATTAAGGAGAGATCCCGCGCAATGATCACAGTCAATGGGAACCAAGCGCCATGGGAGGAAGGACTGACCGTACAGAAGCTCCTGGACAGAGAAAAGTTCTCTTTTCGTATGCTCTCAGTCTGGATCAACGACAGCGTTGTGGAAAAGAAAGATTTTGCTGTGAAACTGATCCCTGACGGTGCAAAGGTACAGGTGATCCACAACATAAGCGGAGGCTAAATAAGGGCCTGGGCGAAAAAAAAAGTCAAAAGGGCGGGACCCGAAAAGATCCCGCCTTTTTGTATTTTTATGAATGCAGTCATGATCCTTCATCTCACTGACCGCGCTCGCAGGGACTCTTATGAGTAATTTCATGCCGCCTGTAGTCATAAGCGTGCTGAATATAGCAGTCGGCATGCTGCTGATTTGTTTCGGGGTGAGGATCGCTTTAAAGAAATAAATAGACGCAAAGGACTCAGATCCGGATAGCACTGATAACTATTTATCCATAGTCAGACTATTGTTTTACTGGTTATTATCTTATCACCCAGTGTCCATTCGGCTTTTCCCTTTTCGACAGCATCGTAGTATCAAAAATTTTCGTACGACTGAGAAACCTGCACAGAGGGATACCCAGCCCGAAGCATATGACAGACTGGCTGGCTCCGATGTACAGCATCGAAAGGCAGACCGGCGTCTCTGTTATGACCGCGAGATAGCCGCCTACGACAACCGCGTTTACGACAACAGGCGGAACAGCGGCAAGGTACATGTTGGGCATCTTGTGAGTAAGCCATGCGGCCAAGAGTGTCGCCGCGCTTCCGAAGATCACATCTATCAATCCGAAGCCGCCCATGAAATTAGATAAAAGACAACCTATAAAAAGCCCCGGGATTGCTTCCGGCATGAAGAAAGGAAGCAGCGTGAGAGCTTCCGCGACACGAAACTGAACGGGGCCGAAGGAGAGCGGCGCAAGGGCAAGTATCAGTCCGCCGTAAAGCGCAGCGATCATCGCAGAGAACGCCATTTTACGCATCATCGTCGAAACTCCTTTCAGCATATGGACATTGCTGGTATTATAGCCGTAACGGGTTATAACGGCAGTAAAATTTTACACAAAATATAACCGGAGGGGAATCCTTAATGAATATAACTATACTTGGGGCGGGAAGCTTTGGTACTGCAATGGCAAAACACCTTGCGGGGCTGGGGAACTTTGTCCTTATGTGGACAATGAATAAGGAACGATCTGAGTCTATTAATATTTTAAGACGCAACACATCCTGCTTCAGGGACACGGTACTGCCGGAAAACATAAATAGTACCATTGACATAGGGGAAGCCCTTTCTTTCTCAGACCGGTTCATCATGGCAATACCCGCGCAGTCCGAGCGCGAAGTCTGTGAAAAGATTTCGGCGGCTGGTCAAAAAAGCGGTCACATGCTGAACCTCGCAAAGGGCATAGAAATAAGCACTGGCCGTCTGTTGCATCAGGTCCATGAGGAGCTTTGCCCACAGCTTACATATTCCGCACTCTCCGGACCAAGCCATGCGGAGGAGGTCCTTCTGCAACTGCCGACCGCCGTAGCCGTTGCCTCTTATCACGAAGGTGAGGCCGAGAGCTGGCAGGTACTGCTCAACGGCAATAACTTCAGAGTCTACACTACGGATGACGTTGTAGGCCTTGAGGTCGGCGGAGCCACAAAAAATATCTATGCGATCGCAGCAGGCATATCAAAGGCTATGGATCTCGGAGACAACGCAATTGCTGCAATCGCATGCCGCGGTCTAGCCGAAATAATGAGGTTAGGACACAAATTGGGGGCGTCGCCGCTCACACTGTCAGGGCTCGCCGGAGTTGGGGATCTCATGGTAACGTGCTACAGCATGCACTCGCGCAACTTTCGCCTGGGACTGGCGATCGGAAGCGGCAAGACGCTTGACGAAGCGATCGCTGCTCTTGGGCAGGTCGCCGAAGGAGTGTACACTGTACGCGCGATCGTTGAAAACAGCAAGAAATTCGACGTTGAGATGCCCCTGGCAGAGGGCGTCTACAGGGTGCTCTACGATGGCGAGTCACCGGAGACGCTTCTGCAAGAGTTTTTTGCAAGGCCCCTTAAACCGGAAATGCGCTTCTGACAAAACGCGGCCCAGGGGCCGCGTTTATTTTATATATTCTGATACCTTCTGTAGATATGCCCCTATGCTCTCGTGAACGACAAGGTCTGCAATATGGTCGAGCGGGGTAACGTCTCTATTGATAATAACTAACTTGGCGCCGCATCTTTTCGCTTGACGCGGGAAGTGGTTTGCAGGCGATACCACTAGCGACGAACCAAGTACTATGAATGTATCGCAGTTTGAACTCCATTCGTCGGCACGGGCAAGGGGTTCTTCCGGCAGCATCTCGCCAAAAAGCACTACGCTCGGACGCAGCCTTCCGCCGCAGTCACAGCTTTTCCCCTCGAGGAACATCTGTTTGTCCCATATTTTCCCGCAACAGTGACAACGCACTGGCTCAAGGCTTCCGTGCAGTTCCGCCACGTTTACAGACCCGGCTTTCTGGTGCAGCCTGTCTACGTTCTGCGTTATAACGCCCTCTACATAGCCATCCTTTTCCCATTCTGCGATAAGTTTATGTCCTATGTTCGGCTGGACGCTCTCAGGGATGTACAAGCGAGCCTTGTAAAACTCAAGGAAACGGTCATAGTTCCGCTCAAGGGCGCCAACAGATGCAAGCTCAGTCGGGTCAGCCTGCGACCATATCCCGTCTTTGGAACGAAAGTCCTGCAGCCCCGACTCAGTACTGAGTCCTGCGCCGCTGAAAATAACCACTCTTCCTTTTTTTATCTGTTCCGCAAGCCATCTTGCTCCGCTTTCTACGTCCATAAAGATCCCTCCCGTCAACATCATTTTTAACTCAACTTTCCCACCTCTTGCTGCTAGTGGATTCAAAACCTCTGTTTTTCGTCTTCTCTGTATGTTATTCAGCGGAGAACCAGTGGCTCTAAAATATTGAAGTTGCTGGATTCCCGATCTCGAAACGCACTCGAAATAGTTCAGTCACTATGGTGATTTGTTATGTCCCTCTTTCGAGGAACAGTGTCCTTCCTGATCAAAAGCATGCGGGAAAGACGGTGGGAAAGTT
The window above is part of the Synergistaceae bacterium genome. Proteins encoded here:
- the thiS gene encoding sulfur carrier protein ThiS, translated to MITVNGNQAPWEEGLTVQKLLDREKFSFRMLSVWINDSVVEKKDFAVKLIPDGAKVQVIHNISGG
- a CDS encoding QueT transporter family protein, which codes for MMRKMAFSAMIAALYGGLILALAPLSFGPVQFRVAEALTLLPFFMPEAIPGLFIGCLLSNFMGGFGLIDVIFGSAATLLAAWLTHKMPNMYLAAVPPVVVNAVVVGGYLAVITETPVCLSMLYIGASQSVICFGLGIPLCRFLSRTKIFDTTMLSKREKPNGHWVIR
- a CDS encoding NAD(P)-dependent glycerol-3-phosphate dehydrogenase, which codes for MNITILGAGSFGTAMAKHLAGLGNFVLMWTMNKERSESINILRRNTSCFRDTVLPENINSTIDIGEALSFSDRFIMAIPAQSEREVCEKISAAGQKSGHMLNLAKGIEISTGRLLHQVHEELCPQLTYSALSGPSHAEEVLLQLPTAVAVASYHEGEAESWQVLLNGNNFRVYTTDDVVGLEVGGATKNIYAIAAGISKAMDLGDNAIAAIACRGLAEIMRLGHKLGASPLTLSGLAGVGDLMVTCYSMHSRNFRLGLAIGSGKTLDEAIAALGQVAEGVYTVRAIVENSKKFDVEMPLAEGVYRVLYDGESPETLLQEFFARPLKPEMRF
- a CDS encoding NAD-dependent deacylase; its protein translation is MDVESGARWLAEQIKKGRVVIFSGAGLSTESGLQDFRSKDGIWSQADPTELASVGALERNYDRFLEFYKARLYIPESVQPNIGHKLIAEWEKDGYVEGVITQNVDRLHQKAGSVNVAELHGSLEPVRCHCCGKIWDKQMFLEGKSCDCGGRLRPSVVLFGEMLPEEPLARADEWSSNCDTFIVLGSSLVVSPANHFPRQAKRCGAKLVIINRDVTPLDHIADLVVHESIGAYLQKVSEYIK